From the genome of Actinacidiphila yeochonensis CN732, one region includes:
- a CDS encoding AAA family ATPase, whose product MPEVRLHGRHDEQLRLERFLDRAGNDSPRTLIVSGQTGIGKTRLLRETTHHARQRGLTVHHHSAANLRALASVGPARGSRSPDDRALLVLDDVEAMTTDALQHLIHTARQVSSPASALLLARAAKAPSTPFDRPVLASPGTPVDRLELAPLTGVAVRDLVRDLIGTPPKAGLLDVVTCANGNPRLIVELVGGLAEEGRIGPTGDLIRLTPRQLPLRVRATIDDNLRQLSKESVQLLRVGTILGRTFPLSRAATLLGTSTAALLTALDETMATGLLTLTDDGVAFQHPLIWRAVYESIPAGVRAALHHEARQHLPHPTPPAGAPSAPGHPPEALAPHATPAGAEDATATGATSTGATTTGALRTLLRAGHVESAALLVRGALDRPHTPREQLTLRRLLTDLLLAGGHGGAVFSGVVFGGAEVPGIAVGSGAAPGAPGSRLPRPHPRPPVPGPQAPGPRAAGRRAADPRTPEPRAPGARTPGPQAPVPHPAGPLNVSARPRRPARPAPLPSPASGPTP is encoded by the coding sequence ATGCCCGAGGTCAGACTGCACGGCCGCCACGACGAGCAACTGCGCCTCGAACGCTTCCTCGACCGGGCCGGGAACGACTCACCCCGCACCCTGATCGTCAGCGGCCAGACCGGCATCGGCAAGACCAGGCTGCTGCGCGAGACGACACACCACGCCCGGCAGCGCGGCCTGACCGTCCATCACCACTCCGCGGCCAACCTCCGCGCCCTGGCGTCAGTGGGTCCCGCACGGGGTTCCCGCTCCCCCGACGACCGCGCTCTGCTGGTCCTCGACGACGTGGAGGCCATGACCACCGACGCGCTCCAGCACCTCATCCACACCGCCCGCCAGGTCTCCTCCCCCGCGTCGGCCCTCCTGCTCGCCCGCGCCGCCAAGGCCCCGAGCACCCCGTTCGACCGACCGGTCCTGGCGTCCCCCGGCACCCCGGTCGACCGGCTCGAACTGGCCCCGCTGACCGGCGTCGCGGTCCGCGACCTGGTCCGCGACCTGATCGGCACACCGCCGAAGGCCGGCCTGCTGGACGTGGTGACCTGCGCCAACGGCAACCCCCGCCTGATCGTGGAACTGGTCGGAGGACTCGCCGAGGAGGGCCGCATCGGCCCCACGGGCGACCTGATCCGTCTCACCCCACGCCAACTCCCGCTGCGCGTACGGGCCACGATCGACGACAACCTGCGGCAGCTGTCCAAGGAGTCGGTTCAACTCCTGCGCGTGGGCACGATCCTGGGCCGCACCTTCCCGCTGTCCCGAGCCGCGACCCTGCTGGGCACGAGCACCGCCGCCCTCCTGACCGCCCTCGACGAGACCATGGCCACCGGCCTGCTCACCCTGACCGACGACGGCGTGGCCTTCCAACACCCGCTGATCTGGCGCGCCGTGTACGAGTCGATCCCGGCAGGCGTACGAGCCGCCCTCCACCACGAGGCGCGCCAACACCTGCCCCACCCCACGCCTCCGGCCGGCGCCCCCTCCGCGCCGGGCCACCCTCCGGAGGCACTGGCTCCGCACGCGACACCCGCGGGTGCCGAAGACGCGACCGCGACAGGCGCGACCTCGACGGGCGCCACCACGACGGGAGCGCTCCGCACCCTGCTCCGCGCCGGCCACGTCGAGTCCGCCGCCCTCCTTGTCCGCGGCGCCCTCGACCGCCCGCACACGCCACGGGAGCAGCTGACACTCCGCCGCCTGCTGACCGACCTGCTCCTGGCCGGCGGGCACGGGGGCGCTGTCTTCTCCGGGGTGGTGTTCGGGGGGGCAGAGGTGCCGGGGATCGCGGTGGGCTCGGGGGCGGCGCCGGGGGCTCCCGGGTCCCGGCTCCCGCGCCCGCACCCGCGCCCGCCCGTTCCGGGCCCTCAGGCTCCAGGTCCGAGGGCAGCGGGGCGGCGGGCAGCGGACCCGCGGACACCGGAACCGCGGGCCCCCGGAGCTCGAACCCCAGGTCCCCAGGCTCCGGTTCCACATCCGGCAGGGCCCTTGAACGTCTCGGCCCGACCGCGCCGACCGGCCCGACCGGCCCCGCTGCCCTCACCGGCGTCTGGGCCGACACCGTGA
- a CDS encoding anthranilate synthase family protein produces the protein MTADLLARVLQERPPAYALLHRPASTGDALDVLLGEMSAAETLAEIRLPQEEPGLPSGGAETSAPAGARHEVLAIIPYRQIREHGFDAPDDGAPLLAMAVAAQERLRLTEALRRLPDDPVTLTAGSFTPDDERYADLVRTVLGEEIGRGEGANFVLKRSFVAEITGYGPRSALSFFRRLLEHESGAYWTYLVHTGTRTFVGASPERHISLHDGTAVMNPISGTYRYPASGPTLPEVMAFLADRKESDELYMVVDEELKMMARLCDGGVQVVGPYPREMARLAHTEYFIRGRTDRDVREILRETLFAPTVTGSPLESAAQVIARYEPEGRGYYSGVLALVGRDEHGARTLDSAILIRTADIDASGRISIGVGATLVRHSDPVAEVAETRAKAAGLLAALRFHGPDRFADHPQVREALARRNDSIAGFWLRTGSEPDLPVPGLAGRRVLVVDAEDTFTSMMDHQLRAMGLEVTVRRFDEPYGFDGYDLVVMGPGPGDPRDVDDPKIAHLRSALDTLLEARRPFLAICLSHQVLTGLLGLDVVRRAVPNQGVQREIDLFGHRERVGFYNTFAARSDQDKIDHPRLGTVQFSRHSGTGEIHALRGQGFASLQFHPESVLTEDGLSIVGGLLTEVLATCLG, from the coding sequence ATGACAGCGGACCTGCTGGCCCGGGTGCTCCAGGAGCGACCGCCCGCATACGCCCTGCTGCACCGTCCCGCGAGCACGGGGGACGCCCTCGACGTACTGCTCGGCGAGATGTCCGCGGCGGAAACGCTCGCGGAGATCCGACTGCCGCAGGAGGAGCCCGGGTTGCCGTCAGGCGGAGCGGAGACGTCGGCCCCGGCCGGCGCCCGGCACGAGGTGCTGGCGATCATCCCCTACCGGCAGATCCGCGAGCACGGATTCGACGCCCCCGACGACGGCGCGCCGCTGCTCGCCATGGCCGTCGCCGCCCAGGAGCGGCTGCGGCTCACCGAGGCCCTGCGCCGGCTCCCCGACGACCCCGTCACGCTCACCGCGGGCAGCTTCACACCCGACGACGAGCGGTACGCCGACCTGGTGCGAACCGTGCTCGGCGAGGAGATCGGCCGCGGCGAGGGCGCCAACTTCGTCCTCAAGCGATCCTTCGTCGCCGAGATCACCGGCTACGGCCCGCGCAGCGCCCTGTCGTTCTTCCGGCGGCTGCTGGAGCACGAGTCCGGCGCCTACTGGACCTATCTGGTGCACACCGGCACCCGTACCTTCGTCGGAGCCAGCCCGGAGCGGCACATCAGCCTCCACGACGGCACCGCCGTGATGAACCCGATCAGCGGCACCTACCGCTATCCCGCCTCGGGACCCACGCTGCCGGAGGTGATGGCCTTCCTCGCCGACCGCAAGGAGTCGGACGAGCTGTACATGGTGGTGGACGAGGAACTGAAGATGATGGCCCGGCTCTGCGACGGGGGCGTACAGGTCGTCGGGCCGTACCCGCGGGAGATGGCCCGGCTGGCGCACACCGAGTACTTCATCAGGGGCCGCACCGACCGCGACGTGCGCGAGATCCTGCGGGAGACGCTCTTCGCGCCGACGGTGACCGGCAGCCCGTTGGAGAGCGCCGCCCAGGTGATCGCCCGCTACGAACCGGAAGGCCGCGGCTACTACAGCGGTGTCCTCGCCCTCGTCGGCCGCGACGAGCACGGCGCCCGCACCCTCGACTCCGCCATCCTCATCCGTACCGCCGACATCGACGCCTCCGGGCGGATCAGCATCGGGGTGGGCGCCACCCTGGTGCGCCACTCCGACCCGGTCGCCGAGGTCGCCGAGACGCGGGCGAAGGCGGCGGGCCTGCTCGCCGCGCTGCGCTTCCACGGCCCGGACCGCTTCGCCGACCACCCCCAGGTCCGCGAGGCGCTGGCCCGGCGCAACGACTCCATCGCCGGCTTCTGGCTGCGCACCGGCTCCGAACCCGACCTTCCGGTGCCGGGGCTGGCCGGGCGCAGGGTGCTGGTCGTCGACGCCGAGGACACCTTCACCTCGATGATGGACCACCAACTCCGTGCGATGGGACTGGAGGTCACCGTCCGGCGCTTCGACGAGCCGTACGGCTTCGACGGCTACGACCTGGTCGTCATGGGCCCCGGCCCCGGTGACCCGCGTGACGTCGACGACCCGAAGATCGCCCATCTGCGGTCGGCCCTCGACACCCTGCTGGAGGCACGGCGCCCCTTCCTGGCCATCTGCCTCAGCCACCAGGTCCTGACCGGCCTCCTGGGCCTGGACGTCGTCCGCCGCGCGGTGCCGAACCAAGGGGTCCAACGGGAGATCGACCTGTTCGGGCACCGGGAACGCGTCGGCTTCTACAACACCTTCGCCGCCCGCAGCGACCAGGACAAGATCGACCATCCCCGTTTGGGCACCGTGCAGTTCAGCCGGCACAGCGGGACCGGTGAGATCCACGCGCTGCGCGGCCAGGGCTTCGCCTCCCTGCAGTTCCATCCCGAATCCGTGCTCACCGAGGACGGTTTGAGCATTGTCGGCGGGCTCCTGACGGAGGTGCTGGCCACATGCCTGGGATGA